The stretch of DNA TATATTATGTTCCTCCCACAAGTGGagaaaaattttatttacgaATGCTCTTAAACAAAGTACAAGGCAGTCGATCATTCGAATATATTAAAACTGTTAATGGGTTTGTACATCTAACTTATAAGGACGCGTGTTATGCCCTTGGTTTACTAGAGGATGATAAAGAATTTGATGATTGTATTAAAGAAGCAACGGCATGGGGTACTGGAATTCAACTACGCCAGCTCTTCTCAACAATTTTACTGAATTGTACTGTTATTAATCCAGGTTTGCTTTGGGAATCTAATTGGAAGTTACTTTCTGAAGATATTTTATACAGGCAACGCCGACTACTAAACTTCCCCGACCTCCATTTGTCagatgaccaattaaaaaactaTGCGCTTTCCGAGATACAAAAACATCTTAGAAAGGTTGGCAAGTCTTTGGAAGATTACAAAGGAATGGCCATTCCCAATAGCAATGTAATTGAGGAACTGAACAACCGACTTATTACGGAGGAGCTAAATTATGATATGTTAAAAATGCATGAAGAATACTCTCAGTTGCTACACGGTCTTAATTCAGATCAAAAGGCAATTCATGATTTTGTGCTTCAATCAATTACCTTGAACTTTGGAAAGTTATTCTTTGTGTATGGTTCTGGTGGAACGGGAAAAACTTACCTTTGGCGAACACTACTTGCAAAATTAAGATCGGAAGGTAAGATTGCTCTAGCTGTTGCAACTTCTGGCATTGCTGCTCTATT from Cicer arietinum cultivar CDC Frontier isolate Library 1 unplaced genomic scaffold, Cicar.CDCFrontier_v2.0 Ca_scaffold_4082_v2.0, whole genome shotgun sequence encodes:
- the LOC101496760 gene encoding uncharacterized protein, producing DACYALGLLEDDKEFDDCIKEATAWGTGIQLRQLFSTILLNCTVINPGLLWESNWKLLSEDILYRQRRLLNFPDLHLSDDQLKNYALSEIQKHLRKVGKSLEDYKGMAIPNSNVIEELNNRLITEELNYDMLKMHEEYSQLLHGLNSDQKAIHDFVLQSITLNFGKLFFVYGSGGTGKTYLWRTLLAKLRSEGKIALAVATSGIAALLLPGGRTAHSRFQLPLNPNEASTCSINKGTHLAELIMQTSLIIWDEAPMANKYCFEAVDRSLRDIMKGIKEDYGLKPFGGITTVLGGDFRQILPVVRKGDRHDMIQACIKNSYLWNSCEVHLLRQNMRLQSNWLDSISKDAMQNFADWILDACDGKQCSDIGESWISIEQNWMLPKSHDDFQSI